GTATATTCGAATATATTGAAATGTTCTATAATCGAATTAGAAGGCATTCAGCTCTGGGATATAAATCTCCGGTATCATTTGAACTGGAGGATATAGCAGCCTAACTAAACTTTGTGTCCGTTGAAGCAGGGGAACTTCATAATGCTGTCTTCTTCTATTGCAATCATGGAGGCATGTTTCATTTGCGAGTAACTCAACTTTTATATTATATTTGGAAGCAAAATCAACTAATCGTTCAATTTCTTTCATTTTTCTATTTAATTGATGCGAAATCACAACTTTTCTGATAGGCAGATGCAAGTATTCTCTTAATTGTTCAGGAGTATTAACGGCTGCAATTGTGGATATGTTTATAGGGATAGAAGGATATTTTGCATGAAAATATTCCATCAAACTTCTTTCTGAGATAGTAATGCTGTCAGGATTTAATGAGGCAATCAATTCCAATTGTTTATCAAGTCCTAAAACTATCAGATTTTGTATCGTTTCTGTTGTTGGGGCATTTAGTAAATAATTAAAATCAACTTTATTCTTTTTGCATAATTCTATATATTTTATTGCTTGCTCTATTGTTACATCTGGAAGATAAGCATTGCTTCTTCCGCTTCCAAAAGGTCCAATGATTTTTAGAGAATCATATACGGCAAACTGACCTTCGATAAGTTCCAACTGCTTTTTCAAAAGCTCATTGTCCCATCTCGAAGGTATTGATAGTTTCATTTTCACATAGCCTCACTTTGGGGAATATAACAATTAGTAGACTGCCAGCCGTATTTGCTGGAATATGAATATCATAGTTGTATGGGTAAGAAAAGGCAAGCACAAAATATAGTAGTGTGGTTAATAACTTAGCTTGAAGAATGGCTGTACTTGCTCCATAATAGCAGCAAATACAGCCGTCTGGATAACATGGATATTAAATATCCACGATATACGGCATTAAGATTAATCATGAAAGATCAGATACTACCGGATTTTCAGACGTTCCTGCTCTCGCGCAAGCTTGTCCCTGAAAAGCATGTGTCATATTATGCGTTCTGGGTCAGTAAGTTCCTGGCTTTTTCAAATACAAATAATAATCTTACTGATGAATTGAAGATTGAGGCGTTCAGGAATGACCTGATGAAGCAGGAAAAAATTCATGACTGGCAGGTGAGGCAGGCATATGATGCCATAAGGCTGTACACTGGTCATTTCCTGAATGCTGGTAAAGAATTGCCCGATGGAAGAAAGCATCCTGAGATTTCACAAATAATAAAAGAGATGCATAATGTGATTCGTATCAGGCATTATTCATATAAGACAGAACGAACCTATTGTATTCCTCTCCATTGAGGGGAGAGGGTAGGGTGAGGGTGATTAAATCAATGACAAAAGGGTTAACGCACCTTGCAAAAGACCTCAGGAAAAGATCAACTGATGTCGAGCAGTTATTATGGAGCCGTTTACGTGCAAGCCGATTTGAAGGTATGAAGTTTAGACGTCAGCACCCTATTGGGCAATATATCGCCGACTTTGTTTGCCTTGAAAGAAAGCTAATCATCGAATTAGATGGCGGCCAGCATGCTTTGCCGGAGGAAATCCTGAAAGACAGACAAAGAGATGCCTGGCTTGAAAAAGAGGGCTATACTGTTGTGCGTTTTTGGGATAATGAGGTTTTGAGTAATACAAGCGGAGTTCTTGAAGTAATAAGGAGGAGGCTTCATAGTACACCCTCCCCTCAATCCCCTCCCCTCAAGGGAGGGGAAGTAGCTGCCCACTCAAAATAAGAAAAGAATCAAACATTTGAAAGATGTAGGAGAGATTCATAATAAGGATATTCAGAAAGGATATGGTGAAGTTAATATGCCGGATGCCCTTGCCCGTAAATATCCGAATGCCGCAAAGGAATGGGCATGGCAGTATATATTCCCTGCGTCGCAACTCACAGTTGACCCTGAAGATGGAGTGGTAAGACGTTATCATATTCATGAAACTGTTATGCAAAAGAGTGTGAGGGAAGCGATGAAAAAAGCAGGGATTGTGAAACATGCTTCTGTTCATACATTAAGGCATAGCTTTGCAACGCATCTCTTAATGAGCGGTGTAAATATTCGGGAGATACAGACTCTCATGGGACACAAGCATGTGGAGACAACCATGATTTACACACATGTCCTGAGAGACGTATCAAAAGTGCCTGCAAGTCCGCTTGATGTGCTGTATAACAAGACTGAATTGCATCAGAAGTAGCACAAAAAATAAAACCTTCGGAACTGGATCTAAATACTATCTCCATTAACCGCGCCGATCTTTCTGAACTTGTCGTATCTCTCTTTGATGCGCATCTCAGGGGTTTTGTTTGAGAGTTCCTCGATATGGAGCAGTAACGCTCTTTTCATGTTCTCTGCGATCTCTTTGTGGTCTTTGTGCGCGCCTCCTGCGGGTTCGGGTATTATATCGTCGCAGACCCCGAATTTCTTGAGGTCTTCAGCAGTGATCTTAAGCGCTGCGGATGCTCTCTCAAAATCCTTCGGCCCTGTCTCGTTAGGGGCTTTCTTCCATAAGATAGCGGCGCATCCTTCAGGGGATATGACAGAGTAGATCGAATGTTCAAGCATAAGTATCCTGTCTGCGACTGAAAGGGCAAGCGCTCCGCCGCTTCCGCCTTCTCCGATCACGACAGAGATGATAGGGTTCTTCAATTTGAACATCATGTAAAGGTTCTTGGCGATAGCTTCAGCCTGGCCTCTTTCTTCAGCGCCGAGACCGGGATAGGCTCCGGGTGTATCAATGAAGGTGATGAGCGGCTTATTGAAACGGTCAGCGAGCCTCATTATCCTCAGCGCCTTTCTGTATCCTTCAGGGTGGGGTTGGCCGAAGTTCCTCTCGATCCTCTCCCTTGTGGTCTTGCCCTTCTGGTGGCCGATGACTACAACAGGGAATCCTTCAAACCTTGCGATGCCTGCTACTATTGCCGGGTCGTCAGAGAAGTTCCTGTCGCCGTGAAGCTCGACAAAGTCTTCCATCAGGAGCTTTATATAGTCAAGGGTATGGGGCCTGTCGGCATGCCGGGCTATCTGGGTCTTCTGCCACGGCGTAAGCTTTGAAAAGATATTGATCCTCAGGTCAGATGCCTTTTTCTCAAGCTTGCGTATCTCAGAGGTTATATTGACGTCCTTGCCGTCAGCGATGCGCCTCAGCTCTTCGATCTTGTTCTCAAGATCTACTACAGGTTTTTCAAATTCAAGGTAATTATGCATGGGTATAATTATATAATATTAATTAAGAATTGCGGAGCTTTCTCCAAGGATATTTTTTACTTCAACAAGCAGCTCGTTGGAAGGCATAATCTTGAAATCAGTTGAGAGCGTTGTCTCCCATTTCTCTGGAGATATGATCTTAAGGTATACATTGCAGTAGCCTGAATGTTTTGTGAATATATCCTGGAGCTTCCTGAGCCTCAGCGGTTCGGTATCGTTATTCATTACAAGGACAAGTGACCTGAATTTTTGTTCTGCCTGTTTTTCACGGCCGTTCCCCCTCGAAGCCCTTCCTGATGTTGAGACCGCCTTCAATGCCCCTGTGGTATCATTTATGGAGACGACCTCTTTGGCAATTACCTTCACGCCTTTGTCAGACTTGTCGATATGTCCTGCTATGACTATCGGCTCCTCCTGTGATAAAAGCTCGCTGCACTTTGTGTATGTGTCCGGGAAGACGACCGCCTCAACAGTGCCGTACATATCTTCGATAGTGAGGGCTGCCATCATATCTCCCTTCTTTGTAGTTATCTTCTTGATGCTTTGTACTATGCCGCAGATATTGACATCTTCCTTGTCATTGCATTCTCTTATTGATGTTGTGGATTTGACTGAAAGTTTGGCAAGCTGTTCCTTAAACTTGTTAAGCGGATGCCCTGATATATAAAAACCAAGCGCTTCTTTTTCCATGGTCAGGCGCTTTGACTCGATCCACTCCTCGACTTCAGGCAGGTCTTCAGCCGCAGGTGTATGCATGTCGAACATGCTCCCCTGCCCTGAGTGCAGCTCTTTCTGTGCCTTCATTGCGGAATCCATTATAGAAGCCAATGCTTCCATGAGCTGCGCCCTTCTGCCGAATGAATCCATGGCTCCTGCTTTTATCAGGCCTTCGATCACCTTCTTGTTCACCTTTCTTGAATCAGCCCTTAAGCAGAAATCAAAGTATGAAACGAAACGGCCGCTCTCTCTTGTCGAGATGATAGCCTCGATAGCCGAGCCGCCAACACCTTTGACAGCTTCAAGGCCGAAACGTATAGCCCTTCCCATGACGGTGAATTCCCTCTTGCTTTCATTCAGGTCAGGCGGAAGTATCTCTATATCCATATCCCTGCACTCGATAATATATGCAACGACCTTTTCAGTATTATCCATATCCGAACTCAGGGATGCTGCCATGAACTCAACAGGGTAGTGGGCCTTCAGATATGCGGTTTGGTATGCTATAAGCGCATATGCCGCGGAATGTGACTTATTGAAACCGTACTCGGCAAACTGAAGTATCAGCCCGTATAGTTTTTCTGCCTTCTTCTCGGATATCTTGTTCTTCTTCGCGCCTTCAATGAAGGTGTTCTTAAGCTTCTCCATCTCCTCAGGGTTCTTTCCGCCCATAGCCTTTCTCAGGATATCAGCCTGAGCAAGCGTGAAGTTTGCGATCTTGTGCGCGACCTTCATAACCTGCTCCTGATAGAGGATAATGCCGTGTGTCTCTTTAAGTATCTTGTCCAGCTCAGGCAATGAGAGCTTTGACAGAGAACCTGAAGTTATTGTCTCATTAGAAGATTCCTGGTCTTTCTTGCCCTTTATGAACTCATCCACCATTCCGCTTCCAAGAGGCCCCGGCCTGTAAAGCGCTACAAGCGCTATAAGGTCTTCAAAGACCGAAGGCCTTATCCTTACAAGAAGGTCTCTCATGCCGGAACTTTCAAGCTGAAATATTCCGGTGGTCTTTGCAGAGCTCAGGAGGTCAAATGTCTCTTTGTCATCAAGGGGGATATTCTTTATAGAAAAATGTCCAGCTCGCAACTTGTCTTCAGGCAGAAGATTGCTGTTGATTATCTTCTCAGCCTTGTCAATTACAGTAAGCGTCTTGAGGCCGAGGAAGTCGAACTTGAGCAGTCCCATATCTTTTATCGCGTCCATATCATACTGCGTGACTACGGCATCTTCGTTAGAAGCTTTGTAAAGCGGAAGGTAATCGGTCAGAGGTTCCGGTGATATAACAATTCCTGCGGCATGCGTTGAGGCATGCCTTGAGAGTCCCTCAAGCCTCTTGGCAATATCGATCAGTTTCTTTATGTCGTCATTTGTTTCGTAAAGTTCTTTCAGTTGAGGCTCTGCATTAAGCGCTTTGTCAATGGTCATCTTCAGGTCAGACGGGATAAGTTTGGCGACCCTGTCCACTTCAGCATAAGGCATGTTCATCACCCTGCCGACATCTCTTATTGCGCCGCGCGCCTTCATAGTCCCGAACGTTATTATCTGGGCGACATGATCTTTGCCGTACTTATTGGTCACGTAATCAATTACCTCTGACCTTCTGTCCATGCAGAAATCTATATCTATATCAGGCATGCTCACCCTGTCAGGATTCAGGAACCTCTCAAACAGAAGGTCGTATTTCATTGGGTCGATACCGGTTATGTCAAGGCTGTAAGCCACAAGGCTTCCTGCCGCAGAACCTCTTCCCGGGCCTACAGGTATGTCTTTGCTCTTTGCATATTTGATAAAGTCCCAGACTATCAGGAAGTAGGAGGAAAAGCCCATCGCATTTATCGTCTTCAGCTCTGTGACAAGCCTTGATGCGTATTCTTCCGGTATATCGCCGCCGAGCTTTTCCTTGAGTCCTGACTCGACAAGGCTCTTTAAATATGCGTCAAGGTCATCAGTATTGTCTGTGTTATACCTGGGCAGATGGAACTTCCCGAACTTAAGGTCAAGGTTACATCTTTCAGCAACCTTCTTTGTGTTTTCAATTACTTCAGGGTTATCTTTGAAATAAGCTTTTATCTCGTCAGGACTCTTGAAATAGAAGGAATTCCTGGAGAACCTCATCCTCTCCTTGTCGTCAAGGGTCTTGCCGGTCTGTATGCATAAGAGAGCGTCATGCGCGCTTGAGTCTTCTTTATTCAGGTAGTGGCAGTCATTGGTTGCGACAACCCCTATGTGGAGGTCTTTGCCGAGCTCTATCAATTGGCTGTTGATAATATCCTGTTCAGGAAGCTCGTTTGCCTGTACTTCAAGATAGAAGTTATCTGCTCCGAGGATGTGCATATAACTTAGCGCCGCTTCTCTTGCCTTGTCGATCATACCCTTATGAAGAAAGAATGATACCTCACCTTTAAGGCAGGCTGACAGGCCGATAAGCCCACCGCTGTACTGAGACAGCATGTCCTTGTCTATTCTCGGCTTGTAATAGAATCCATCGAGATACGCCTTGCTCACCAGCCGGGTAAGGTTTTGATAACCGTGTATATCTTTGCAAAGGAGTATAAGGTGAAACGATGTCTCTGCTTTTCCGCCGGCTGAATCCTTTTTCAGGTGGCTTTCAGGCGCGACATATACCTCACAGCCTATTATCGGCTTCAGTCCGGCCTTTGAGACCTTTTTATAAAACTCTATCGCCCCGAACATGTTCCCGTGGTCGGTAATAGAGATAGCAGCGAGCTTATACTCGAGGGCCTTCTCGATCATGTCATCAATTCTAATTGCCCCATCAAGCAAGCTGTAATGGGTATGGAGGTGAAGCGGAACGTAGCCGGAATGCATGATAGATTTTAGAATATCAGGGGTCTTTAGTCAAACAACGAAAAAGTTAAAATTTGAGAGTGAAAAGGCATATAATTTTAAAGGGAAAATCCACAACGTCCAACTTTAAATCTTATTTGTGATCGCTATTATTTCTTCAAGTTTTCTTTGCGCTGCTCCTGAGTCAATCGTCTCTTCAGCCTGTCTGACAGCTTCAAAAAAACCATCAGCATGGCCGCCTGCTATCAGGGCTGCGGCAGAGTTCATTATGGTAATGTCTCTCTTGGCGCCGGGTGAGCCTTTAAGTATATCAATAGTTATCTTTGCATTATCCTGAGCTGTTCCTCCGGCAAGCTCGGCCTTGCCTGCTTTCTTAAATCCTATATCCGAAGGAGACAAATAATAGGTGTTAACATCTCCGTTTTTCAGTTCGGATATTTTTGTGGCATCCGTATTTGTGATCTCATCCAGCCCGTCTTTGCCGTGAACGATAAAAGCATGCTCAATGCCGAGGTTTTGGAGTACATGCGCCATTGTCTCCGTAAGCGTGTCGCTGAATACTCCGAGCACCTGTCTCTTTGCGCCGGCAGGGTTAGTAAGCGGCCCGAGTATATTGAAGACGGTCCTTATGCCCATCTCTTTTCGCGGGCCGATTGCGTACTTCATGGCAGGATGAAAGAGCGGGGCGAACATGAAGCCGAACCCGGTCTCCTGAAGACAGCGCTCTACTTTTTCCGGAGCAAGGTCTATCTTTACTCCAAGCGACTCAAGAACATCAGCGCTTCCCGACCTGCTTGAGACAGAGCGGTTGCCGTGCTTTGCTACAGGCACGCCGCATGCCGATACGACAATGGCAGATGTTGTGGATATATTGAATGTATGAGCCATATCGCCGCCTGTCCCGCATGTGTCAACGGTATTGGCAGGTGCCTTTATGGCGGTCACCTTTTCCCTCATTATCATTGCGGCGCCTGTTATCTCCTCAATCGTTTCTCCCTTTAATCTCAGGGCGGTCAGAAAAGAGGCGGTCTGGGCGTCTGTCGCCTTGCCCTCCATGATATCCCTCATGGAATCAGCCATCTGGATTTTTGAAAGGTCTTTGCCCTCTATTAATAAACTGATTGCTTCTTTTATCATTGTGTCCTCCGGTCAAAGTATCACTTTTGGGATATGCTGATTTTATCACAAAAGAAGCGGCAAGGGCGATTATGGAAGTCCGACTTCCATAATTTATGAAGAGGGCGCTGTTTCCACTTTATCGGTTGGTACGCAGACACGGTTTCTGCCGGACTGTTTTGCGATGTAGAGGGCCTTGTCGGCGCGGTCAAGGATCTCCTTCCACTCGTTGTGCTTGTCATTTTCGTTAAATGCCGCAACACCGCAGCTTATGGTGAGGTAGCCTCTTTCGCAGCCTTTATGCTCAATCTTCAAAGACTCTATCGCCTGTCTGAGTTTTTCAGCTACAACTATTGTCTGAGACTTCTCCTGCTCATGCACTATTACGACTATCTCTTCACCGCCCCATCTGAATATGTCGTCAGACAGCCTTATGACTTCTTTCAATGTGTCAGCAACTTTCTTAAGGAGAATATCGCCTTCCATATGGCCGTATGTATCGTTATAGTTTTTAAAGTAATCGATATCGCACATTATCAGGCCGTAATTCTGAAGGTATCTGCACGCGCGGTGATGGGACTTCTTTATCGATTCATAAAAGGCATGGCGGTTCCCGATCTCCATGAGGGCGTCTGTCCTGGCTATTTCCTCCAGCCTTTTATTTAAATTGCCCAGTTCGTTATTCTTCTGTGTAAGTTCCTTTTCAAGGTTCAGAATTCTCTCTCCCGCCCTGACTCTGACCTTAAGCTCTGCAACATCAAAAGGTTTTGCAACGTAATCATCAGCGCCTGCCTCAAGCCCTTCAACTATGTCCTCTTTTTTGTCCTTGCCGGTAAGCAGTATGAAATAAATATATCCTGTTTTATTCAGGGCGCGTATGTTTTTGCACAATGTGACGCCATCCATTTCCGGCATCATCCAGTCCGCGATTATGAACTTGATCTCCTCTTTCAGGAATATTTCCCAGGCTATCATTCCGTTTTCAGCGGCTATTACTTCGTGACCCCAGCTCTTGACGGTCTTCTCCAGGAGTTTTCTTGATATGGGGTCATCTTCAACAACAAGTATCTTCATATTCGCCTTTTGTTATTTACATGCTCTCTGCAAATTTATTCAACGCGGATATTTCAGACCTGAGATTTTCAATAAGCTGCGTGAGTCCGGAGGAGATATCATTATCCCTGCCCTTGTGCTCTATTGCCAAAGCAAGGGACTGCACCTTTGTGGCGCTCAGGTTTCCTGCCGCGCCCTTTATGCTGTGCGCGTTCTTCTGCACGGCGTCCGCATCTCCCGATGCCGCGCCGTCTTCGATCGCCTTGATCTGGCCCGGCACATAAGAAAGAAACTCATTCACCATCTCTTTGTAAAAGTCTTTGTCATCGCCAAACCTGGCCATCGCGCTCTTCATGTCTACAGGTTGATCTGATCCAGGTTCAATACCGGCCTCTGAAGAGGCCTTTTCTCCGGCTTCGGGTTTAGTCATTTCACCGGCCATTTTTGTTATTATCGGTTTCGGGCTGATTATTTTGGATTTTACCCACTTGGAGATCTTGTCCAGCATCTCCTGTGGTTCAATAGGTTTTGATAAATAGTCGTCCATTCCGGCTTCGATGCAGCGTTCAAAGTCGCCTTTCAACGCATGTGCTGTCATGGCTATTATTGTTGTATGCATTCCATGTTTTTCTCTTAAGCGGATCTCGTTTGTGGCTTTGATGCCGTCCATCTCAGGCATCTGTATATCCATTAAAACAATATCGTACTTTTTCTTGTCCAGAGCCTCAAGCGCCAGCCTGCCGTTATCCACAATATCAACCTGATACCCTGCTTTTGTCAGTATTTTCTGCGCCACTTTCTGGTTGACCGGGTTATCTTCAGCAAGCAGTATATTTACGCTCTGGTACTTTGTGTCTCTCAATGTATGGCTGGTCACGATCTTATGCCTATGGGCCGATTTATCCCGTTCTTTTCCGCTGAGCACAGCTATAATTGTTTCCAAAAGCAGAGATTCCTTGACAGGCTTGATAAGGTAGCCTGAACAACCTATATTCCGTATATCTGCGACATCTCCCCTCGACCCCAGCGATGTCAGAATTATTATCTCTGTATCCCTGATCTCAGGAGTGTTCTTGACGATGACGGTGGTGTGCTCACCGTCCATTCCCGGCATCTGCATGTCAAGCAGCATGACCTTGAAAGGGTCTTTAGCTATAGCAGCTTTTTTGAGTTCCCTGATCGCCGCAACTCCGCTGTCGACCGATACGGATCTGCAGCCGTAGTTCTGCAGGGTCTTTTCGAGTATCAGCCTGTTGGTCTTGTTATCGTCTGTTATAAGCACCTTCATTCCCTTAAGTTCCGGAGCTGTCTCATCAATTGGCATGGGCTGGATATCTTTCTGTTTCTTGAGGGGAAGACTGAACCAGAACCTGCTTCCTTTGCCCGGAGTTGTATCAACGCCTATCTCTCCGTTCATGAGTTCAACCAGTTTCTTTGATATGGAGAGCCCCAGCCCGGTACCGCCGTAGATGCGCGTTGTGGAGCCGTCTGCCTGTGAAAACTCATCAAAGATCATATCCAGCTTGTCTTCAGGCAGCCCTATTCCGGTATCTGAAACAGAGAAGAGAATATTCTCTACATCATCGTTCTCTTCGAGAAGTTCCGCCCTTATGACCACTTCTCCTTTTTGAGTGAACTTGATGGCGTTATTGCCCAGGTTCAGCAGGATCTGGCGTATCCTCGCAGGGTCGCCTGTCAGCAGTGAATCCACTTCATGATGGACCATGCAGGCGAGTTCGAGATTCTTTTCAGATGCCTGGAAGGCGAGGGTTTCGGCAACACCTTCAACAGTAAGCCTCAGGTTGAACTCTATATTCTCTATCGGCATCTTCCCTGACTCGATCTTTGAGAAGTCGAGGATGTCATTGATTATGTTCAGAAGGGAATAAGCGCTCTTTTTGACTATTGAAAGAAAATCATACTGTTCATCCGTGAGCTCGGTATCCAGCGCCAGAGAGGTCATGCCGACGATAGCGTTCATGGGCGTGCGTATCTCATGGCTCATGTTTGCAAGGAATTCCGATTTTATCTTGTTTGCTTCTTCAGCCTTGATGCGCTCTGATACAAGATCCTTGTGCGTGCCCTCAAGGATGAACATCATATTATTGAAGGTCTCGGTTGTTTCATAAAGCGCGTCTGCCGTGGACATCTTGTAAACATCACACTGCTCGCATCTGCCGTACTTCTGCGCGAACTGTCCCTGTACCTCGCCGCCGCAGTGTGTGCCTGCCAGCTGCCAGCATCTCACATGCTCTTTTCCGTAAGCAGGGCAGTCTTCTTTCCCGCACTTTTTATATTCCCAGCAGGTGGGGATATAGGGATTATGGACAGGTTTGTATTCATGAGTTGTAAAACCTTTTTTTAGCTCAACCTCGTTAATGATCTGAGAGAAGGTGTCAAGCGCGTGGTGAAGGTTTCCTCTGTCAGCCTCAAGCTTCTCGCGTGTATCCATAAGCACCGCTTCCACTGATTTGCGGTCGGTGATATCCTTGGCTATTATTATTATGTCTGTGATATCGCCTTTGTCATCTTTCAGAACAGAGCCTGAAAGGATGGATGGTATTGAGTTATGGCTCTTTGTCTCGCAGGATGTCTCATATCCCCTGACAATGCCTGTATCAAGGAGCATGCCGAAGAAATCAGCCTGCCTTTCCTCTTTCCCTGACTTGCCGCACAGCATGCCGAATTCATTGCCTATCAATTCGTCCTTGCTGTAGCCGAGGAGGTTGAGCGCCGCATTGTTAACTTTTTTGATCCTGCCTTTGGAATCGAGTATGACCATGATGTCGGCGATAGACTCAAGAATATCGTCGAGATGGCTTTTTGAGACCACGACTTCGGAAAGCCTCTGGGTCATCTTATTAAATGCGCTGCCGAGTTGTCCGATCTCATCATTTGAGGCCACATCAACCTTTTGGCTGAGGTCTCCGTCAGCAACAGATTGAAAAATATTCACAAGGGTTTTTACCGGCCTGGAGAGCGCATTTTGCAGCAGGAAAGCAAGCAGAATGCCGGATAATATTCCAATTGAAGCGAAAACCAAACTGAGGGTTTGTGACCGCTTGCCTTTAGAGATGATCTCTTCCATGTGCCTGGTGATCTCCACGCGCACATTGTTTTTAAGTGTCAGTACATTTTCATGTGCTGAATGTTCTGTTTCAAGAAGTACCTTTTCCCATGAGCGCACGCCTTCTCCGGTCCTTCTCATGGCAAGTTCCTGAGAATACGCAACCATTGCGGTTCTGTATTTCCTTAATTTTTCAATAAAGGAGTTGAGCATCACCCTGTCCTCTTCATCGACAAGAGTGGAAGCGATGGCTTCGGAGTCATTAGTCAGCTCTTTGATATTCTTCAGCAGCGGCTTAATGTCGGTATGGCCTTCAATTACATATACGGTGAGCTGTCCCCTTATATCAACAAACCTTGTTAAAAGTCCATCTACATCTCTGAGATTTTTTCTGTGCCCTTCTTCCAGGGAATTCAGTTCCCGGTTCATGTACGAAGTGTGGTAGATGTCGAGCAGGCTGATAACTGCGATGATGAGTACGAGTATTCCAAGGCCGATATAGCGGAGGGCGCGATTTGATATATGTAATTTATTCATATTTATTTAAATATCAGGAAAAGCGGTTCGGATATTCTGCCCTGTCCGTACCAGTGAGCTGCTTTCTTGTCAATAGGCTCTCCGTAGAGGCCCGGGATCGATATTCCAAAGAGATATTTCTTCCCGGATCTGGGATTGAGCAGGATGTCATCGCTGTGGCCTGTATCAAGTTTGCGCCCAAACTCGACAGTCCATACACCCTCTTTCCAGGTTCCTTTGGCAAGTATATCTGCCATACTTCCTGAGGGCTTCAGATGCAAGAACTGGTCTATCATATCACTCTTGTAACCGGTGAGTATTATGTTCTGGTAGCTGGGGTTGCCTTCATCAGACATTCGCAGGAGATAACGTTTTTTTCCTGTCCTACTCACAACCTCCTGTGATTTGTTCTGAGGGACTGCTGAGATAATGTCATACTTGTCATCAGCATACCCGCTCGGGTCGGTGCGGTTTGCCTTCCAGTACCATATGTCGGCAGTATAGTCATCATCCGAAAAGCTGGAGAGGTCGACTTTATGGTCCATCATATTCCATTTGATGGTAAAGGTATCTTCTCTCTGCGGGCCGAGTATGTATGACTCCATCTCCTTGTCCCAGACCCATGGTTTATGGAGCCTGTCTTCTGTGGCATCAGGATAACTGAGCAGAAAGTAGATCATATCATCAGTGTAAACGCTTTTGATCGTTACATCTGCTTCTGTCCGGACATCTTTTACCTTATAACTTTTTATCCCTTCCCAAACCTTGTCATTGAAAACTCCGTCAATGGCAGGGGACTCCTTGACTTTGGTAGAGATGATGTCTTGTGAGGCAAGGGCGGTTCCGAAGGAAAGGATTAGTGCTGAGGTGATCAATAAAGATGAAATAATACCTTTCGTTTTCATGCTCTCCTCCATTGGATCAAATGATAAGCTTCATCCATATATATGTGTAATTATATTCTTTCTACATATGATTAAGCTACTCCGGCAGTTTGTTGAATATCGGGAGAGATATGCAAGCAGAAGGTAGAAGGTCAGGCATTGAGCTTTTTTAAAAGCCATGCCATGTTCTCGCCCAGTTTCTTCATGGTTTCAATCCCTTCGCTGTCATCTTTGGCCTCCCCGGGGTTTCTTCCGATGCCGATGTTCCAGTATTTTGAGCCCGGGATCACCATCTCTCCGATAAGGAAGAAGTAGTTTAAAGAGCTGAAGACATGGGAAGCGCCGGCGCGCCGAACAGCGACAACAGCGGCTCCTGCCTTGCGCTTTAACATATTATCATTGGCGCGCGCTACCATGCCTGCTCTTTCTATCAGCGCTTTCATATCCGCGGAGACATCGGCAAAATAGGTGGGTGAGCCGAGTATGATGCCGTCAGCCTCAAGCATCTTTTCGATGCATTCA
This DNA window, taken from Nitrospirota bacterium, encodes the following:
- a CDS encoding IS3 family transposase gives rise to the protein IFEYIEMFYNRIRRHSALGYKSPVSFELEDIAA
- a CDS encoding endonuclease domain-containing protein, which produces MTKGLTHLAKDLRKRSTDVEQLLWSRLRASRFEGMKFRRQHPIGQYIADFVCLERKLIIELDGGQHALPEEILKDRQRDAWLEKEGYTVVRFWDNEVLSNTSGVLEVIRRRLHSTPSPQSPPLKGGEVAAHSK
- a CDS encoding tyrosine-type recombinase/integrase — protein: MKDVGEIHNKDIQKGYGEVNMPDALARKYPNAAKEWAWQYIFPASQLTVDPEDGVVRRYHIHETVMQKSVREAMKKAGIVKHASVHTLRHSFATHLLMSGVNIREIQTLMGHKHVETTMIYTHVLRDVSKVPASPLDVLYNKTELHQK
- a CDS encoding acetyl-CoA carboxylase carboxyltransferase subunit alpha — translated: MHNYLEFEKPVVDLENKIEELRRIADGKDVNITSEIRKLEKKASDLRINIFSKLTPWQKTQIARHADRPHTLDYIKLLMEDFVELHGDRNFSDDPAIVAGIARFEGFPVVVIGHQKGKTTRERIERNFGQPHPEGYRKALRIMRLADRFNKPLITFIDTPGAYPGLGAEERGQAEAIAKNLYMMFKLKNPIISVVIGEGGSGGALALSVADRILMLEHSIYSVISPEGCAAILWKKAPNETGPKDFERASAALKITAEDLKKFGVCDDIIPEPAGGAHKDHKEIAENMKRALLLHIEELSNKTPEMRIKERYDKFRKIGAVNGDSI
- a CDS encoding DNA polymerase III subunit alpha, whose translation is MHSGYVPLHLHTHYSLLDGAIRIDDMIEKALEYKLAAISITDHGNMFGAIEFYKKVSKAGLKPIIGCEVYVAPESHLKKDSAGGKAETSFHLILLCKDIHGYQNLTRLVSKAYLDGFYYKPRIDKDMLSQYSGGLIGLSACLKGEVSFFLHKGMIDKAREAALSYMHILGADNFYLEVQANELPEQDIINSQLIELGKDLHIGVVATNDCHYLNKEDSSAHDALLCIQTGKTLDDKERMRFSRNSFYFKSPDEIKAYFKDNPEVIENTKKVAERCNLDLKFGKFHLPRYNTDNTDDLDAYLKSLVESGLKEKLGGDIPEEYASRLVTELKTINAMGFSSYFLIVWDFIKYAKSKDIPVGPGRGSAAGSLVAYSLDITGIDPMKYDLLFERFLNPDRVSMPDIDIDFCMDRRSEVIDYVTNKYGKDHVAQIITFGTMKARGAIRDVGRVMNMPYAEVDRVAKLIPSDLKMTIDKALNAEPQLKELYETNDDIKKLIDIAKRLEGLSRHASTHAAGIVISPEPLTDYLPLYKASNEDAVVTQYDMDAIKDMGLLKFDFLGLKTLTVIDKAEKIINSNLLPEDKLRAGHFSIKNIPLDDKETFDLLSSAKTTGIFQLESSGMRDLLVRIRPSVFEDLIALVALYRPGPLGSGMVDEFIKGKKDQESSNETITSGSLSKLSLPELDKILKETHGIILYQEQVMKVAHKIANFTLAQADILRKAMGGKNPEEMEKLKNTFIEGAKKNKISEKKAEKLYGLILQFAEYGFNKSHSAAYALIAYQTAYLKAHYPVEFMAASLSSDMDNTEKVVAYIIECRDMDIEILPPDLNESKREFTVMGRAIRFGLEAVKGVGGSAIEAIISTRESGRFVSYFDFCLRADSRKVNKKVIEGLIKAGAMDSFGRRAQLMEALASIMDSAMKAQKELHSGQGSMFDMHTPAAEDLPEVEEWIESKRLTMEKEALGFYISGHPLNKFKEQLAKLSVKSTTSIRECNDKEDVNICGIVQSIKKITTKKGDMMAALTIEDMYGTVEAVVFPDTYTKCSELLSQEEPIVIAGHIDKSDKGVKVIAKEVVSINDTTGALKAVSTSGRASRGNGREKQAEQKFRSLVLVMNNDTEPLRLRKLQDIFTKHSGYCNVYLKIISPEKWETTLSTDFKIMPSNELLVEVKNILGESSAILN